From Amycolatopsis sp. cg9, one genomic window encodes:
- a CDS encoding GNAT family N-acetyltransferase, with translation MDQDLIDGVRRFNRTVTQRIGALDDAFLARDRPLGQARVLWEIGTPGLDVRELRERLDLDSGYLSRLLRGLEQDGLVRVEPNAADGRVRTARLTEAGAAERATLDRLSDDAAASILDPLSGGQRTRLVAAMAEVERLLTASAVEVAPCRPERPAARFCLRAYFAELARRFDDGFDPELSTSAADAEMTPPAGVLLVATLHGEPVGCGALKFPGGAPAEVKRMWVAPSARGLGLGRRLLAELEAHAAGQGVRTLRLETNRALAEAIGLYRAAGYREVEPFNDEHYADHWFEKHLPGPRTLV, from the coding sequence ATGGACCAGGACCTGATCGACGGCGTCCGGCGGTTCAACCGCACGGTCACCCAGCGGATCGGTGCGCTCGACGACGCCTTCCTCGCCCGCGACCGGCCGCTCGGGCAGGCGCGGGTCCTGTGGGAGATCGGCACTCCCGGGCTGGACGTGCGCGAGCTGCGGGAACGGCTCGACCTCGACTCCGGTTACCTGAGCCGGCTGCTGCGCGGGCTCGAGCAGGACGGCCTGGTGCGCGTCGAGCCGAACGCCGCCGACGGCCGGGTGCGGACCGCGCGGCTCACCGAGGCCGGGGCGGCCGAACGCGCCACGCTCGATCGGCTGTCCGACGACGCGGCCGCGTCGATCCTCGATCCGCTGTCCGGTGGTCAGCGCACCCGGCTCGTCGCCGCGATGGCCGAGGTCGAGCGGCTGCTGACGGCGTCGGCGGTCGAGGTCGCGCCGTGCCGGCCGGAGCGGCCCGCGGCGCGGTTCTGCCTGCGCGCCTACTTCGCCGAGCTGGCCCGGCGGTTCGACGACGGCTTCGACCCGGAGCTCAGCACCTCCGCGGCCGACGCCGAGATGACGCCGCCGGCCGGGGTGCTGCTGGTCGCCACGCTGCACGGCGAACCGGTCGGGTGCGGCGCGCTGAAGTTCCCCGGCGGCGCGCCCGCCGAGGTCAAGCGGATGTGGGTGGCACCGTCCGCGCGCGGGCTCGGGCTGGGCCGGCGGTTGCTCGCCGAGCTGGAAGCGCACGCCGCCGGGCAGGGCGTCCGGACGCTGCGGCTGGAGACGAACCGCGCGCTCGCCGAGGCGATCGGGCTGTACCGCGCGGCCGGCTACCGCGAGGTCGAGCCGTTCAACGACGAGCACTACGCCGATCACTGGTTCGAGAA
- a CDS encoding serine/threonine-protein kinase — MSWQFGPYRVESLIARGGMGKVYRAHDTRHDRVVALKLLSPGFAADREFQERFRREAHAVARLREPHVIPIHAYGELDGRLYLDMRLVDGDDLGSRLAAGGAPSPGAAVDIIGQVARALAAAHAEGLVHRDVKPSNVLVDATGFAYLVDFGIARAAGADTGLTATGGAVGTLDYMAPERFTDAPADHRVDVYSLACVLHQCLTGSKPFPASTAASLIGAHLHQPPPRPSALRPGLPAAFDDVIARGMAKDPADRFGSVAELADAARAALGGTSPVGAAAPPTRQATRVAPAPDPVPVPERPRTAKAPWVVAAVAVLALVAVAAWFTFFRATSPGGATASPPSTPASATPSPTPPPTTPPVTTTQVSVRTSVATTVVAGGADLGLATAMSTPACDGSFVVILGSAVTPARYRADVQRFLDTHPGSSYLHAPTTGCGSLRQRLNGADVYAVYAGPFATKETACARRSGGAYVKRLDNTSSPAQVLSC, encoded by the coding sequence GTGAGCTGGCAGTTCGGGCCCTACCGCGTGGAGTCGCTGATCGCCCGCGGCGGGATGGGCAAGGTGTACCGCGCCCACGACACGCGCCACGACCGCGTCGTCGCGCTGAAGCTGCTCTCCCCCGGGTTCGCCGCCGACCGGGAGTTCCAGGAGCGGTTCCGGCGGGAGGCGCACGCCGTGGCGCGGCTGCGCGAGCCGCACGTCATCCCGATCCACGCCTACGGGGAGCTCGACGGGCGGCTCTACCTCGACATGCGGCTGGTCGACGGCGACGACCTCGGCAGCAGGCTGGCCGCGGGCGGGGCGCCGTCGCCGGGTGCCGCGGTCGACATCATCGGGCAGGTCGCGCGGGCGCTGGCCGCCGCGCACGCCGAAGGGCTGGTGCACCGGGACGTCAAGCCGTCGAACGTGCTCGTCGACGCGACCGGGTTCGCCTACCTCGTGGACTTCGGGATCGCCCGTGCGGCCGGGGCCGACACCGGGCTGACCGCGACCGGCGGGGCCGTCGGCACCCTCGACTACATGGCACCCGAGCGCTTCACCGACGCGCCCGCCGACCACCGCGTCGACGTCTATTCGCTGGCCTGCGTGCTGCACCAGTGCCTGACCGGCAGCAAGCCGTTCCCCGCGTCGACGGCCGCGTCGCTGATCGGCGCCCACCTGCACCAGCCGCCGCCCCGGCCGAGCGCGCTGCGGCCCGGCCTGCCCGCCGCGTTCGACGACGTGATCGCGCGGGGCATGGCGAAGGACCCGGCGGACCGCTTCGGCTCGGTCGCGGAGCTGGCGGACGCCGCGCGGGCCGCGCTCGGCGGCACCAGCCCGGTCGGCGCCGCCGCGCCCCCGACGCGGCAGGCCACCCGCGTCGCCCCGGCGCCCGATCCGGTTCCGGTGCCCGAGCGGCCCCGGACGGCGAAGGCGCCCTGGGTGGTCGCCGCGGTGGCGGTGCTCGCCCTCGTGGCCGTGGCCGCGTGGTTCACGTTCTTCCGCGCGACGTCCCCGGGCGGGGCGACGGCGAGCCCGCCCTCGACCCCGGCGTCGGCCACGCCCTCCCCCACGCCGCCGCCGACCACCCCGCCGGTGACGACCACGCAGGTGAGCGTCCGGACGTCCGTCGCCACCACGGTCGTCGCGGGCGGGGCCGACCTCGGGCTGGCGACCGCGATGAGCACGCCCGCGTGCGACGGGTCGTTCGTGGTGATCCTCGGCTCCGCCGTGACCCCGGCCCGCTACCGCGCCGACGTCCAGCGCTTCCTCGACACCCACCCCGGCTCGAGCTACCTGCACGCACCGACCACCGGCTGCGGGTCGCTGCGGCAGCGGCTGAACGGCGCCGACGTGTACGCCGTCTACGCCGGGCCGTTCGCCACCAAGGAAACCGCGTGCGCCCGGCGCAGCGGCGGCGCGTACGTCAAGCGGCTCGACAACACGAGTTCGCCGGCGCAGGTGCTCAGCTGCTGA